Proteins encoded in a region of the Deefgea piscis genome:
- a CDS encoding MetQ/NlpA family ABC transporter substrate-binding protein — MKKTLTAIALATLAFTAHAADKLSIGATAVPHAEILEFVKPTLAKQGVDLEIKVFTDYVQPNVQVAEKRLDGNFFQHQPYLNEFNKGKGTNLVSVVGEHIEPFGAYSKKVKKLADLKNGATIAIPNDATNGGRALLLLDKAGVIKLKDNKNILATSKDIVQNPKKLKIRELEAATLPRILGQVDVALINTNYALEAKLNPLKDALIIEGNDSPYVNILVARPDNKDSAAMKKLGAALHSPETKKFILEKYQGAVIPAF; from the coding sequence ATGAAAAAAACACTCACTGCTATTGCCCTTGCCACGCTGGCTTTTACTGCGCACGCTGCTGACAAACTCTCGATTGGTGCTACTGCAGTACCACACGCTGAAATTCTCGAGTTTGTTAAACCAACACTGGCCAAACAAGGCGTTGACTTAGAAATTAAAGTCTTCACTGACTATGTACAACCTAATGTGCAAGTAGCCGAGAAACGCCTAGATGGTAATTTCTTTCAACATCAGCCGTACTTGAATGAATTTAACAAAGGCAAAGGCACCAATCTAGTTAGTGTGGTCGGTGAACACATTGAGCCATTTGGCGCTTACTCAAAAAAAGTTAAAAAATTAGCTGACCTTAAAAATGGCGCGACCATTGCCATTCCAAATGATGCTACCAACGGCGGCCGGGCTTTACTCTTGCTCGACAAAGCTGGGGTGATCAAGCTGAAAGACAATAAAAACATTTTGGCGACCAGCAAAGACATCGTGCAAAACCCGAAAAAACTGAAAATTCGCGAGTTAGAAGCTGCCACCTTGCCACGTATTTTGGGTCAAGTTGATGTGGCTTTAATCAACACCAACTACGCACTTGAAGCCAAATTGAATCCACTTAAAGACGCTTTGATTATCGAAGGCAACGACTCACCGTATGTAAATATCTTGGTGGCGCGTCCGGATAATAAAGACAGTGCCGCCATGAAAAAACTCGGTGCTGCTTTGCATAGCCCAGAAACCAAGAAATTTATTTTAGAAAAATACCAAGGCGCAGTGATTCCAGCGTTTTAA
- a CDS encoding methionine ABC transporter permease has protein sequence MLNELMSNIDWSEIGYATLDTLSMLGGSLLFTLILGLPLGVLLFLTAKRQLLEQPYVYGVLSFLVNILRSVPFVILLIIMIPFTVLLTGTSLGVAGAIPPLVVGATPFFARLVETALREVDRGIIEATQAMGANTRQIVFKALLPEAMPGMMAAVTVTAITLVSYAAMSGVIGGGGLGDLAIRFGYQRFQTDVMVVTVVLLLVLVQVLQMIGDRLVIHFSRK, from the coding sequence ATGCTAAATGAATTGATGAGCAATATCGATTGGAGCGAAATTGGCTACGCCACGCTAGATACCTTATCCATGCTCGGTGGCTCGCTGCTGTTTACGCTCATTTTGGGCTTACCACTGGGCGTATTATTATTTTTAACCGCCAAACGCCAATTATTAGAGCAGCCTTATGTCTACGGCGTGCTGTCCTTTTTGGTCAATATTCTGCGCTCAGTGCCGTTTGTGATCTTACTGATCATTATGATCCCCTTCACCGTATTACTGACTGGCACATCACTCGGCGTTGCCGGTGCCATTCCGCCTTTGGTTGTGGGTGCAACGCCATTTTTTGCACGCTTGGTCGAAACCGCTTTACGTGAAGTGGATCGCGGCATTATTGAAGCCACGCAAGCCATGGGCGCTAATACACGGCAAATCGTGTTTAAAGCCTTACTCCCCGAAGCGATGCCCGGCATGATGGCTGCCGTTACCGTCACCGCGATTACTTTAGTGTCGTATGCGGCGATGTCGGGTGTAATTGGTGGTGGTGGCTTGGGTGATTTGGCGATTCGTTTTGGTTACCAGCGCTTTCAAACCGATGTGATGGTGGTCACCGTGGTCTTACTGCTGGTCTTGGTGCAAGTTTTGCAAATGATCGGCGATCGCCTAGTGATTCATTTTAGTCGCAAATAA
- a CDS encoding methionine ABC transporter ATP-binding protein codes for MIQLKNLSKSYRVDGKDIPALKRIDLNIEAGEIFGVIGHSGAGKSTLIRLINLLERPSGGTVLLDDIDLTTLSTAELRLERQKIGMIFQHFNLLSAKTVANNIAFPLQVAGRLNKTQIEQRVAELLELVGLSEHADKYPAQLSGGQKQRVGIARALANNPKLLLCDEATSALDPQTTQSVLQLLLEINQKLNLTIVLITHEMDVIRTVCDRVAVIDGGEIVEMGPVTQVFLHPKHPTTRRFVFESEHVDENKQFEDFAHVPGKIVRLTFIGESTYKSLLGDMARDFGIDFSILAGRIERIKGTACGQLTLAFTGADSGVAAALARFTAEGIDFEELRAC; via the coding sequence ATGATCCAGTTAAAAAACTTAAGTAAATCTTATCGTGTCGACGGCAAAGACATCCCTGCCCTCAAGCGCATTGATCTCAATATTGAGGCTGGCGAAATTTTTGGGGTGATTGGACATTCTGGCGCGGGTAAATCCACACTGATTCGGTTAATTAATTTACTCGAGCGTCCTAGTGGTGGCACTGTTTTACTCGATGACATCGACCTCACAACACTCTCAACCGCAGAACTGCGTTTAGAGCGGCAAAAAATTGGCATGATTTTCCAGCATTTCAATTTGCTGTCAGCCAAAACCGTTGCCAATAATATTGCCTTCCCCTTGCAAGTGGCTGGCCGACTCAATAAAACCCAAATCGAGCAGCGCGTTGCCGAATTGCTTGAGCTGGTTGGCTTAAGTGAGCACGCTGACAAATATCCAGCCCAGCTCTCTGGCGGACAAAAACAACGCGTCGGTATTGCCCGTGCTCTGGCCAATAATCCTAAATTATTGCTTTGTGACGAAGCCACTAGCGCACTTGATCCGCAAACTACGCAATCGGTCTTGCAGCTGTTATTAGAAATCAATCAAAAGCTCAATCTGACGATTGTTTTAATCACCCATGAAATGGATGTGATTCGCACCGTTTGCGATCGTGTTGCGGTGATTGATGGTGGCGAAATTGTCGAAATGGGGCCAGTAACCCAAGTCTTTTTGCACCCCAAACACCCCACGACACGTCGCTTTGTGTTTGAAAGCGAGCACGTTGACGAAAACAAACAATTTGAAGACTTTGCCCATGTGCCCGGCAAGATCGTTAGACTGACTTTCATTGGTGAATCAACGTATAAATCGCTACTTGGCGATATGGCGCGCGATTTTGGCATTGATTTTTCAATTTTGGCAGGCCGCATCGAGCGAATCAAAGGCACTGCGTGTGGTCAATTGACCCTGGCCTTTACCGGTGCCGACAGTGGCGTTGCCGCCGCCTTAGCGCGCTTTACTGCCGAAGGCATTGATTTTGAGGAGTTACGTGCATGCTAA
- a CDS encoding ABC-F family ATPase, producing the protein MISSNGITMQFGAKPLFEKVSVKFGDGNRYGLIGANGCGKSTFMKILGGDLEPTAGNVALDPGVRLGKLKQDQFAFEDQRVIDVVMQGHGELWAAIHQRDAIYANLEATEDDYMLAAELEGKVAEYDGYTAEARAGALLMGAGIPIELHNGPMSDVAPGWKLRVLLAQALFSNPDVLLLDEPTNNLDIHTIQWLEDTLNQRDSTMIIISHDRHFLNQVCTHIADVDYGEIRIYPGTYDDYMLASTQARERTLTDNSKAKERVAELQAFAQRFAANKSKSRQATSRLKLADKIKDGMVEVKPSSRQNPYIRFDVDDKQKLHRQAFELTNLSKSFDKPLIQSLNLIFEAGNKLAVIGGNGVGKSTLMKMLVGALKPDAGSVKWAEKADVGYFAQDHEEDFAEDMTLFDWMRQWAETGVEEQVIRGILGRLLFSGDDVKKSVKVLSGGEKGRMLYGKLILQTPNVLVMDEPTNHMDMESIESLNMALDLYKGTLIFVSHDRVFVSSLATQILELNGDGTFNHFLGGYEEYLDTRVKPGMGD; encoded by the coding sequence ATGATTAGTTCGAATGGCATCACAATGCAGTTTGGCGCTAAGCCACTGTTTGAAAAGGTATCTGTTAAATTTGGCGATGGAAATCGCTACGGTCTGATTGGCGCCAATGGCTGCGGTAAATCGACCTTTATGAAAATCCTCGGTGGCGATTTAGAGCCAACCGCAGGTAATGTGGCGCTCGATCCTGGTGTCCGTTTGGGTAAGTTAAAGCAAGATCAATTTGCTTTTGAAGATCAGCGCGTGATCGACGTGGTGATGCAAGGTCATGGCGAATTGTGGGCGGCGATCCATCAGCGTGACGCGATTTACGCCAATCTTGAAGCGACTGAAGATGACTATATGCTCGCGGCTGAGCTGGAAGGCAAAGTAGCAGAGTACGATGGCTATACTGCCGAAGCGCGCGCTGGCGCCTTGTTGATGGGCGCAGGGATTCCAATTGAGTTGCATAACGGCCCGATGTCAGACGTGGCGCCGGGTTGGAAATTGCGCGTATTGCTCGCACAAGCTTTGTTCTCAAATCCGGATGTGTTGCTGCTCGATGAGCCGACCAATAACTTGGATATTCACACCATTCAATGGTTGGAAGACACGCTTAATCAGCGTGATTCAACGATGATTATTATTTCCCATGATCGTCACTTCTTGAACCAAGTGTGTACGCATATTGCCGACGTTGATTATGGTGAAATCCGTATTTATCCAGGCACGTACGACGATTACATGTTGGCGTCTACGCAAGCGCGTGAACGCACACTGACGGATAACAGCAAGGCCAAAGAACGCGTTGCTGAGTTGCAAGCTTTTGCCCAGCGTTTTGCCGCAAATAAATCAAAAAGCCGTCAAGCAACCAGCCGTTTGAAACTGGCTGATAAGATTAAAGACGGTATGGTCGAAGTGAAACCGTCGAGCCGTCAAAATCCGTATATTCGTTTTGACGTTGACGACAAGCAAAAACTGCATCGTCAAGCGTTTGAATTGACCAATTTGTCGAAGTCATTCGACAAACCGCTCATCCAAAGTTTGAATTTGATCTTTGAAGCGGGCAATAAACTCGCTGTCATTGGTGGTAACGGTGTCGGTAAATCAACATTGATGAAAATGTTGGTTGGCGCATTGAAACCTGATGCTGGTTCAGTGAAATGGGCAGAAAAAGCCGACGTTGGCTATTTTGCTCAAGATCACGAAGAAGACTTCGCTGAAGACATGACGCTGTTTGACTGGATGCGCCAATGGGCTGAAACCGGTGTTGAAGAGCAAGTGATTCGCGGTATTCTTGGTCGCTTGCTATTTAGCGGCGATGACGTGAAAAAATCAGTCAAAGTCTTGTCGGGTGGTGAAAAAGGCCGCATGTTGTACGGCAAATTGATTTTACAAACGCCGAATGTATTGGTGATGGACGAGCCAACCAATCATATGGATATGGAATCAATTGAGTCGCTCAATATGGCTTTGGACTTGTATAAAGGCACGTTGATTTTCGTTTCGCATGACCGCGTATTTGTATCGTCACTCGCAACGCAAATTTTGGAACTCAATGGTGATGGCACCTTTAATCACTTCTTGGGTGGCTATGAAGAATACTTAGATACGCGCGTGAAACCGGGTATGGGCGACTAA
- a CDS encoding tyrosine-type recombinase/integrase: MASLEYIHYKSHRAVICERSIHWDFDTSVQSVERLPQVFWLTGEPWSELNLWALEMGRNRDVNLKTIHSLLEHLHKYANWLEQEQLDWRHFPQTKAHRVLVRFRGFLVEARDRRELSPSTTTARMNAVIRFYRYAASRNFISRDAPMWRDKSVVLPYFDAVGFERTMTRITTDISIPNRRRPGIRLEGGLLPLSEDHMVEMLQFAKESASEELYLMLLIGCFSGARLGTITTLRVSALNEAIRDSQVSGMWIIPVGPGTGIASKFDVSGDLMIPDQLMTILKAYMTSRRHLERVIRANNANKSYLFLSRFNRPYKVAAVDREMVHFRRVGQIAGLRFLQNFKFHQTRATYGTWLMSICLSATSVKASIEFVKRAMHHKNESTTFGYITFIKNTQIKIEVANNFAEAFLGLQTRLKGDANA, from the coding sequence ATGGCCTCTCTTGAATACATCCATTACAAATCCCATCGCGCAGTGATATGTGAGCGTTCTATTCATTGGGATTTCGATACTTCAGTTCAAAGTGTAGAGCGGCTTCCGCAAGTTTTTTGGTTGACTGGAGAGCCATGGTCAGAACTCAATCTTTGGGCGCTCGAAATGGGGCGAAATCGTGATGTAAATCTCAAAACTATTCATAGTCTGCTGGAGCACTTGCACAAATATGCGAATTGGCTGGAACAGGAGCAGCTTGATTGGCGGCATTTTCCTCAAACCAAGGCACATCGTGTTTTGGTGCGGTTTCGTGGTTTTCTTGTGGAGGCACGTGATCGCAGAGAGTTAAGTCCATCGACGACTACGGCACGTATGAACGCGGTAATTCGGTTTTATCGCTATGCAGCTAGCCGAAATTTCATAAGTCGAGATGCGCCAATGTGGCGGGATAAGTCAGTAGTGCTGCCTTATTTTGATGCTGTGGGTTTTGAGCGCACCATGACTCGTATTACCACTGACATATCTATTCCAAATCGCCGTCGTCCCGGTATTCGATTAGAGGGTGGACTGCTACCTCTAAGTGAAGATCATATGGTCGAAATGTTGCAATTTGCAAAAGAGTCTGCTTCAGAAGAATTGTATTTGATGCTGTTGATTGGATGTTTTTCTGGTGCCCGGCTAGGGACCATTACGACTCTTCGAGTGTCAGCATTAAATGAAGCTATACGTGATTCTCAAGTTTCGGGCATGTGGATAATACCTGTAGGGCCTGGGACTGGAATTGCTAGCAAATTTGATGTGTCTGGAGATTTGATGATCCCAGATCAGCTTATGACTATTCTTAAAGCCTACATGACTTCCCGTCGTCACTTGGAGCGAGTAATCAGGGCAAACAATGCAAACAAGTCATATCTTTTTCTTTCTCGATTTAACAGACCATATAAAGTGGCCGCAGTGGATCGAGAAATGGTTCATTTTCGCAGAGTTGGACAGATTGCAGGGTTGAGGTTTCTTCAAAATTTTAAGTTTCACCAAACAAGAGCCACTTATGGTACTTGGCTTATGTCTATCTGCCTCTCAGCAACTTCGGTTAAAGCTTCTATTGAATTCGTGAAGCGGGCTATGCACCACAAGAATGAATCGACTACGTTTGGCTACATCACCTTCATCAAAAATACTCAAATAAAGATAGAGGTTGCAAATAATTTCGCCGAAGCATTTCTTGGCCTTCAAACTCGGTTGAAGGGGGATGCAAATGCTTGA
- a CDS encoding site-specific integrase, translating to MLDGLIPDLTFPALKYGRLEIPLDLRALLYKSGAKINSRKVFGMIAAGQLGQPLHERLPLVMKIHEELTAKIVGGESKYSIITYLKCLKNFFTWAEDCVQGLSLELVEDTYRHWCDFLVNRQRLKQIKNVTAYHLGLIVSRILDLVLERTQPLIVSTRLRRKRRAVRAVGIAADKQNLADSFAFGHICLDVIKSLSFDAIFGPLPIKIQLRDGKTLEHWSKSRDPINVIALQPDYKAKSYAEKVRQDRANREADRTLRTRHPVANLRVVTELLVFIAQTGMNLAQAFSLLRDEFSYKSTIDGYEVRSYKARRKGEVLFEFYSEYKTLFQDYLVWRDKVFGDSSDRLFPLFRIHGALESTPPDFMEFKKKICIPSGVPFIGPQQLRKTRINWLLRQSLNPDLTAEQAQHTKATLLRDYEKPSLQVALVEIIQFWQENDPLLAGSPMPGPTMGVCDGVPTPFSDLPPEATKPDCSNPVGCLFCEHYRDIDSADYVWATASMLYFNTIILQHYRPMLKGKADTACHIELAIEVLTKKLKWYSDSNLHRKAWVEEANEKLAEGEFHAHWHYLIKSAEGI from the coding sequence ATGCTTGACGGGCTTATTCCTGACCTTACATTTCCGGCATTGAAATACGGGCGGCTAGAGATCCCCTTAGATCTGCGAGCCTTGCTTTACAAATCAGGTGCAAAGATTAATTCGAGGAAAGTATTTGGCATGATTGCAGCAGGTCAGTTGGGGCAGCCACTGCATGAGCGTTTGCCGTTAGTGATGAAAATTCACGAAGAATTGACTGCGAAAATTGTTGGGGGTGAATCAAAGTATTCGATTATTACCTATTTGAAATGTTTGAAAAACTTTTTTACTTGGGCGGAGGATTGTGTTCAAGGACTGTCACTTGAATTAGTGGAGGATACTTATCGCCATTGGTGTGATTTTTTGGTGAATCGTCAAAGGCTAAAGCAAATCAAGAATGTTACAGCTTATCACCTTGGACTTATAGTATCGAGAATTCTTGATTTGGTCTTGGAGCGAACTCAGCCATTGATTGTTAGTACTCGCCTTCGGCGAAAAAGGAGAGCGGTACGTGCTGTTGGTATCGCAGCAGATAAGCAAAATCTCGCAGATTCATTTGCGTTTGGACACATATGCCTTGATGTTATTAAGAGTTTGTCTTTTGACGCGATTTTTGGTCCCTTACCAATAAAGATCCAGTTACGTGACGGTAAGACGTTGGAGCATTGGTCTAAATCTAGAGATCCTATCAATGTGATTGCCCTGCAACCGGATTATAAGGCTAAATCCTATGCGGAAAAAGTTCGGCAGGATCGAGCAAATAGGGAAGCTGATCGCACATTACGAACTCGCCATCCGGTTGCCAACCTTCGAGTAGTTACTGAGCTGCTGGTATTTATCGCACAAACCGGAATGAACCTTGCTCAGGCTTTCTCACTACTCCGTGATGAATTTAGCTACAAGAGTACGATAGATGGTTACGAAGTGAGATCCTATAAGGCTCGGCGCAAGGGAGAGGTCTTGTTCGAGTTTTATTCCGAGTATAAAACGCTCTTTCAAGATTACTTGGTTTGGAGAGATAAAGTTTTTGGTGATAGCTCCGACCGACTGTTTCCGCTTTTTCGAATACATGGAGCCCTCGAATCGACACCTCCTGACTTTATGGAATTTAAGAAAAAAATCTGTATACCCTCAGGCGTTCCATTTATTGGCCCCCAGCAACTTAGAAAAACACGTATCAACTGGTTGTTACGTCAATCTCTTAACCCTGACCTTACCGCTGAGCAGGCGCAACATACAAAGGCTACTTTGCTTCGCGATTATGAGAAGCCTAGTTTGCAAGTCGCTTTGGTTGAAATTATCCAATTTTGGCAAGAAAATGACCCACTATTGGCCGGAAGTCCGATGCCTGGTCCCACTATGGGCGTTTGTGATGGCGTGCCAACCCCTTTTTCTGATTTACCTCCTGAGGCAACTAAGCCTGATTGTTCAAATCCGGTCGGATGTCTATTTTGTGAGCATTACCGTGACATTGATAGTGCCGATTATGTTTGGGCAACAGCCAGTATGCTTTACTTCAATACAATAATTTTGCAGCACTATCGGCCTATGTTAAAGGGTAAAGCTGATACAGCATGTCATATAGAACTGGCCATCGAAGTACTGACAAAGAAATTAAAGTGGTATAGCGACTCAAACCTCCACCGTAAGGCGTGGGTCGAAGAGGCAAATGAAAAACTGGCAGAAGGTGAGTTTCATGCGCATTGGCATTATTTGATCAAAAGCGCGGAGGGAATTTAA